In Fusarium poae strain DAOMC 252244 chromosome Unknown contig_1, whole genome shotgun sequence, the following are encoded in one genomic region:
- a CDS encoding uncharacterized protein (SECRETED:SignalP(1-15)), with the protein MKFLSVLAIFSGVLAAPSNRGGDDDSFFDPCPTIFGEVKCCGGVAGLDVNCVNPTIAPTSVDDFKASCASVGKNARCSLAPITNLP; encoded by the exons ATGAAGTTCCTCTCAGTTCTCGCTATCTTCTCCGGCGTCCTCGCTGCTCCTTCTAATCGTGGTGGCGACGATGATAGCTTCTTTGATCCCTGCCCAACTATCTTTGGGGAGGTTAAGTGCTGTGGTGGTGTTGCTGGTCTTGATGTTAACTGTGTCAATC CTACTATTGCTCCTACAAGTGTCGATGACTTCAAGGCCAGTTGCGCCAGTGTTGGCAAGAATGCCCGTTGCTCCCTTGCCCCTATA accaacctaccctag
- a CDS encoding uncharacterized protein (TransMembrane:2 (i333-350o356-376i)): MKDQLPTYQEALSVSASNSNELLLVRLEVWHFFDLGRSPILNHQFATSFRQSNLDHWAVREVQVTEPHDRASRDTFVPVQVDFQHKRFTDDDPRGRAQYHVRDLFRRIAPALVFRFFLRNGTKPHLMSLVPLNVPEDRKSKYEQLFAISHLKINVHLFLRPGQLDEIDAIEVLLSTATKALLALSFIVDFFIMMHAEQTNQSQFTSIPTSDATIVFGLAELFSSIQRIAPLVNELQQAYERSMTLAAVDQPERLNAWQQATHPFLQHQTGFSRIATTLERIKRGEAVTPQALYTAVQDFHASSLEFTRVRSRLNSHLATELETYKLMEKLPKTFTGAGVVGVGTGAILLASNPAGWAVAAAAILGLGILSAATGGYQWTKVSKKRKAIRKVQQDLRDLAGVFNEARHDIAIFTCWAVLGIDLDHLGDAEKRAFLESFAVDVDALQYQGYRESLVMSGIDKVLKYYNDLTTDFHQMVEHCGLRIDIVETNQR; this comes from the exons ATGAAAGATCAACTTCCCACTTATCAAGAGGCACTGAGCGTGTCTGCCTCCAACTCAAATGAATTGCTACTCGTTCGACTGGAGGTCTGGCATTTTTTCGACCTCGGTAGATCGCCCATCCTCAACCACCAGTTTGCCACATCTTTCAGGCAATCTAATCTTGACCATTGGGCTGTGCGGGAAGTTCAGGTCACTGAGCCTCACGATAGGGCCAGTCGTGATACCTTCGTCCCAGTTCAA GTCGACTTTCAACACAAACGCTTCACCGACGATGATCCCCGCGGGAGGGCTCAGTACCATGTCCGAGACCTCTTCAGGCGAATCGCCCCGGCGCTGGTGTTCCGATTTTTTCTCAGAAACGGAACCAAACCACACTTGATGAGTCTAGTTCCTCTCAACGTACCAGAAGACCGGAAAAGTAAATATGAACAACTCTTCGCCATCAGTCATCTGAAGATCAACGTTCACCTGTTCCTTAGACCCGGTCAACTGGATGAAATCGACGCCATTGAAGTTCT ACTTTCTACTGCTACAAAGGCGCTATTGGCATTATCATTTATCGTTGACTTTTTTATAATGATGCATGCCGAACAGACAAATCAATCGCAGTTCACCTCGATACCCACAAGCGACGCGACTATTGTTTTCGGTTTAGCCGAATTATTCAGTAGTATTCAAAGAATTGCTCCATTGGTTAACGAG TTACAACAAGCGTATGAACGTAGCATGACACTTGCTGCAGTGGATCAGCCAGAAAGATTAAATGCCTGGCAACAAGCTACTCACCCATTTTTACAGCACCAAACCGGGTTTTCTCGTATAGCGACAACCCTTGAAAGAATAAAACGTGGTGAAG CCGTCACACCGCAAGCATTGTACACAGCAGTTCAAGACTTCCATGCTAGTAGCTTGGAATTCACTAGAGTAAGAAGCCGTTTGAATTCACATTTAGCCACTGAGCTAGAAACATACAAGCTCATGGAGAAGTTGCCAAAAACATTTACAGGTGCTGGCGTCGTAGGCGTGGGAACTGGAGCGATCCTTCTAGCATCAAACCCTGCAGGCTGGGctgtcgctgctgctgcaatTTTGGGTTTAGGTATCCTATCAGCAGCCACTGGAGGCTACCAATGGACGAAAGTGTCCAAGAAGAGGAAAGCAATTCGAAAAG TTCAACAAGACCTGAGGGACCTGGCCGGCGTTTTCAATGAGGCCCGGCATGATATCGCCATATTTACCTGCTGGGCTGTGCTTGGTATTGACCTAGACCATCTAGGTGATGCAGAGAAGAGAGCTTTCCTGGAAAGTTTCGCGGTTGACGTCGATGCACTGCAGTACCAAGGTTATCGCGAAAGCCTTGTTATGAGTGGTATTGATAAAGTTCTCAAGTATTATAATGATTTGACCACGGACTTCCATCAAATGGTAGAGCATTGTGGCCTCAGAATTGATATTGTAGAGACTAATCAACGATGA
- a CDS encoding uncharacterized protein (TransMembrane:1 (o20-44i)): MASGSKPCKWSAHPTRSSHALASVFASAALMHSLSSLELLLLLLHGAHRPLHHGGLIGRLGGWRPKPDLEITAARPVAEKSLALDAGTPWHLSRVYGLVHNPPSSPTRVAPSVFCTGMLLHASRGANYGPTPFLATT, encoded by the coding sequence ATGGCTTCCGGATCCAAACCCTGCAAATGGTCGGCCCATCCTACACGCTCTAGCCACGCATTggcatctgtctttgcgtCGGCGGCTTTGATGCACTCTCTATCCTCGCTCGAACTGCTCTTGCTTTTGCTCCATGGCGCGCACCGTCCGCTCCACCATGGTGGCCTCATCGGCCGTCTGGGTGGCTGGCGCCCCAAACCCGACCTCGAAATAACTGCTGCCCGGCCCGTTGCTGAAAAATCACTGGCTCTGGACGCCGGTACGCCATGGCACCTCTCTCGGGTCTATGGGCTGGTGCATAATCCTCCTTCCTCTCCCACGCGGGTTGCTCCATCTGTGTTTTGTACGGGTATGCTCCTGCATGCCTCGCGGGGTGCCAACTACGGTCCAACACCCTTCCTCGCCACAACCTAA